The Hyalangium ruber genome has a window encoding:
- a CDS encoding tannase/feruloyl esterase family alpha/beta hydrolase: MKAIVRSARAGWAIGLACLLAACSGDDDNVPPAPTPTPPAAQLCADLAGKTIGGATISATNIVAAAGTVPEYCNVIAKIPPKLNFEARLPSQWNGKLHYNGGGGFNGMMTPPSADALSKGFADVGSDSGHSADPFTANWALDDQTALVNFAFASVPTVTNATREILKVRYGKDADRSYFEGCSNGGREALMMAQRYPAQFDGIISRAPAYNFTGLLMAFNRTAKALAAPGGAFTSGKVATLAGAVRTACDAQDGVADGVVSNPQACTFNPATLRCAGGTDTGDSCLSDAQLAVVQSWTTDFSLSSGNFFLNTGWALSGNEDGLFAWPAWVTGANGDPSTSVQFGFQLGMVRFMLNKDPALNTLTYDPNANPGAVMSLSALLDATDPELTSFRARSGKLILWHGENDSAISYRGTVRYYTQAVNAAGGQANADPFLKLYLAPGVDHCAGGPGADTVDLLAALDAWVTTGTAPGDLTATKADENGNPVLSRPLCRYPNYPRYNGSGDVNAASNFTCTAP, translated from the coding sequence GTGAAAGCGATTGTACGTTCGGCACGCGCTGGCTGGGCCATCGGGCTTGCGTGCCTGTTGGCGGCATGCAGTGGAGATGACGACAACGTTCCCCCCGCCCCCACGCCAACGCCACCCGCCGCGCAGCTATGCGCCGACCTGGCTGGCAAGACGATCGGCGGCGCGACGATCAGCGCCACGAACATCGTCGCCGCAGCGGGCACCGTGCCCGAGTACTGCAATGTGATCGCGAAGATCCCTCCGAAGCTCAACTTCGAGGCGCGCCTGCCGTCCCAGTGGAATGGCAAGTTGCACTACAACGGGGGTGGCGGCTTCAACGGCATGATGACCCCTCCCAGTGCGGACGCGCTCTCCAAGGGCTTCGCGGACGTGGGGAGTGACTCCGGGCATAGCGCAGACCCCTTCACCGCCAACTGGGCGCTTGATGACCAGACCGCATTGGTGAACTTCGCGTTCGCCTCGGTCCCCACCGTCACGAATGCAACGCGCGAGATTCTGAAGGTGCGCTACGGAAAGGACGCCGACCGGTCGTACTTCGAGGGATGCTCGAACGGTGGCAGGGAAGCGCTGATGATGGCGCAGCGATACCCTGCTCAGTTCGACGGCATCATCTCGCGCGCGCCCGCCTACAACTTCACCGGCTTGCTGATGGCCTTCAACCGCACCGCCAAGGCCCTTGCGGCACCCGGCGGGGCGTTTACCTCCGGCAAGGTCGCCACGCTGGCCGGCGCCGTGCGTACCGCCTGTGACGCGCAGGACGGCGTCGCGGACGGCGTGGTCTCGAATCCACAAGCCTGCACCTTCAATCCCGCGACACTGCGGTGCGCGGGCGGCACGGATACCGGTGATTCATGCCTGTCTGACGCACAGCTCGCGGTCGTCCAGTCCTGGACCACCGACTTCTCGCTCTCGAGCGGCAATTTCTTCCTCAATACGGGATGGGCCCTGAGCGGCAACGAGGACGGTCTGTTTGCCTGGCCCGCCTGGGTGACTGGCGCCAACGGCGATCCCAGCACCTCGGTGCAGTTCGGCTTCCAGCTGGGCATGGTTCGATTCATGCTCAACAAGGACCCGGCGCTGAACACGCTGACCTACGACCCGAACGCCAACCCCGGTGCCGTGATGAGCTTGTCGGCGCTGCTGGATGCGACCGACCCGGAGCTCACCTCGTTCCGCGCGCGCTCCGGCAAGCTGATTCTCTGGCATGGAGAGAACGACTCCGCGATCAGCTATCGCGGCACGGTCCGGTACTACACGCAGGCAGTGAATGCCGCGGGCGGCCAGGCGAACGCCGACCCGTTCCTGAAGCTGTACCTCGCACCGGGCGTGGACCATTGCGCAGGAGGCCCTGGCGCGGACACCGTCGACCTGTTGGCCGCACTGGATGCATGGGTGACGACCGGCACGGCGCCGGGAGACCTCACGGCGACCAAGGCGGATGAAAATGGAAACCCGGTCCTGAGCCGTCCGCTGTGCCGCTACCCGAACTACCCTCGATACAACGGCAGCGGCGATGTGAACGCGGCTTCGAACTTCACGTGTACCGCTCCCTAA
- a CDS encoding peptidase E — translation MATRQIVALSGGGFLMEPGNPRLDNHLLELLGSTRRRVCFIPTASGDSADFIVRFYQAYPASRCQPSHLPLFVRGKEELRARLLEQDAVFVGPGNTLNMLALWRLHGLDAVLREAWEQGVMLCGMSAGAMCWFEGGLTDSLGSLAPFRNGLGLLPGTLCPHYDSEPERRPAYQRFISEGLSGGLAADDGVGFHFIGTQLTHTFSSREKAQAWRVERTEAGVREQSLPVTLLQ, via the coding sequence ATGGCGACACGACAGATCGTGGCCCTGAGCGGGGGCGGCTTCCTGATGGAGCCGGGCAACCCCCGCCTGGACAACCACCTCCTGGAGCTCCTCGGCTCCACCCGGCGGCGCGTGTGCTTCATCCCCACCGCCAGTGGGGACTCGGCCGACTTCATCGTCCGCTTCTACCAGGCCTATCCCGCCAGCCGCTGCCAGCCCTCGCACCTGCCGCTCTTCGTTCGTGGCAAGGAGGAGCTCCGCGCGCGCCTGCTCGAGCAGGACGCCGTCTTCGTCGGTCCGGGAAATACGCTCAACATGCTCGCCCTCTGGCGGCTGCATGGGCTGGATGCGGTGCTCCGGGAGGCTTGGGAGCAAGGCGTGATGCTGTGCGGCATGAGCGCCGGCGCCATGTGCTGGTTCGAAGGAGGCCTCACGGACTCGCTCGGGTCGCTCGCGCCCTTTCGCAACGGGCTGGGGCTGCTGCCGGGCACCCTCTGCCCCCACTATGACTCCGAGCCGGAGCGTCGGCCCGCCTACCAGCGCTTCATCTCCGAAGGCCTCTCGGGAGGCCTCGCCGCCGATGATGGCGTGGGGTTCCACTTCATCGGTACCCAGCTCACCCACACCTTCTCCTCCCGAGAGAAGGCCCAGGCCTGGCGCGTGGAGCGAACCGAGGCGGGCGTCCGGGAGCAGTCTTTGCCCGTCACCCTCCTTCAGTGA
- a CDS encoding carboxypeptidase-like regulatory domain-containing protein, producing MNRKAAVIGAVLVPLGVVGLWALLDTRPTPGASDSVASAAPASPSPSPPKRRSPERRAPLPPLSEAEPGQVVDVEVIAGSTPVEGAQVQLYWSEPGASPASPSRWRGVSGGETGADGRWQGPARAGSYFVTARAEGFAPTSLGGTHPPGQERTSVRLYLETEAELVGSILSKATGEPVALAEVLLTPQVFPPELPEPLEGPEEEQRFAMSSPSGEFFFTGLAPGRYRAEVRASGYLPQVLPSLPVPFGGRVTLELASGSHLEGIVLSADGQPQAEAEVVAFGRTPQAQATTDAEGRFSLDVPAGTYSLSAQHGTQFGELGQPVTVSAGQQLRDLRITLSAGASISGWLRQEDGTPILGGRVEASPHKTYKSVGRSVTDASGAFSLSPLVAGTYDLRAVLPSGKRLLHEALTVAPGEHATVTLTANQSQTSLELQVTSLTTPEHPLEGCQVKMSALQSQAQSDSQALEGRTDAQGLFSRTGLEAGLYRLEVQCAPGAPGSVLMAAVRQNQTRRLTVKLPGAAETEGGMATIEGRVLQRSGTPVHGPVTVQVQRKSPERPQTLESYLSGVLTDEQGRFRLVLPPGPYLLSTWTAGSDHCSDEASTPIQVEADQRMEVTLHVEQQREPVVVLHVQQEDGTALSLRPLQVRATSFFRSGYTDALGQFALCAYRSESFPSGPWVVESLTTRQIALPEWSRDRDLPVRLRSVASVRGRLISVSGAPVRRFHATLWSQAMSLSLQKHEFVGDQFEFQGVPAGQRLLSIQVEDGRRAVVSIDLQPGRVLSVEVPVDFDVPLTGRLVDATTRAPLSGVHVSISMYDQVITSPSGRFSFRLPPGEHLIHTGRGSSWAKHSVKLTSGRPHDMGDIPLAAP from the coding sequence ATGAACCGGAAGGCAGCCGTCATCGGGGCCGTGCTGGTGCCCCTGGGGGTGGTGGGGCTCTGGGCGCTCCTCGACACCCGCCCCACCCCTGGCGCTTCGGACAGCGTGGCCTCCGCCGCACCTGCGTCCCCCTCCCCCTCCCCGCCCAAGCGACGCTCCCCGGAGAGGCGCGCACCGCTCCCTCCGCTCAGCGAGGCGGAGCCCGGACAGGTGGTGGATGTCGAGGTCATCGCGGGGAGCACGCCCGTGGAAGGAGCCCAGGTCCAGCTCTACTGGAGCGAGCCTGGAGCTTCCCCCGCTTCACCGTCTCGCTGGCGGGGCGTGAGCGGAGGCGAGACAGGAGCGGACGGGCGCTGGCAAGGCCCGGCACGAGCCGGGAGCTACTTCGTGACGGCTCGCGCCGAGGGCTTTGCCCCTACCTCCCTCGGAGGGACGCATCCCCCGGGACAGGAGCGGACCTCGGTGCGCCTCTACCTGGAGACGGAGGCAGAGCTGGTGGGCTCCATCCTGTCGAAGGCCACGGGCGAGCCCGTGGCCCTGGCGGAGGTCCTCCTCACGCCGCAGGTCTTCCCGCCGGAGCTTCCAGAGCCCTTGGAAGGCCCCGAGGAAGAGCAGCGCTTCGCCATGAGCAGTCCGAGCGGCGAGTTCTTCTTCACGGGGCTGGCGCCGGGCCGCTACCGCGCCGAGGTGCGCGCCTCGGGCTACCTCCCCCAGGTGCTCCCCTCCCTCCCGGTCCCCTTCGGAGGACGCGTTACCCTCGAGCTCGCGTCGGGGAGCCACCTCGAGGGCATCGTGCTCAGCGCGGACGGACAGCCCCAGGCCGAAGCGGAGGTCGTCGCCTTCGGCCGGACCCCGCAGGCGCAGGCCACCACCGACGCCGAGGGGCGCTTCTCCCTCGATGTGCCCGCCGGCACCTACTCCCTCTCCGCCCAGCATGGAACGCAGTTCGGCGAGCTGGGCCAGCCGGTGACGGTCTCCGCGGGCCAGCAGCTCCGAGACCTGCGCATCACCCTGAGCGCGGGCGCCAGCATCTCCGGGTGGCTGCGACAGGAGGACGGCACGCCGATCCTCGGAGGACGGGTGGAGGCCTCCCCCCACAAGACCTACAAATCCGTGGGACGCTCGGTGACCGATGCGAGCGGCGCCTTCTCCCTCTCGCCTCTGGTTGCTGGGACCTATGACCTCCGAGCCGTGCTCCCCTCGGGAAAGAGGCTCCTCCACGAAGCGCTCACCGTGGCTCCCGGCGAGCACGCCACCGTGACGCTGACCGCCAACCAATCCCAAACCAGCCTCGAGCTGCAGGTGACGTCGCTCACGACACCTGAACACCCTCTGGAAGGTTGCCAGGTGAAAATGAGCGCCTTGCAGTCCCAAGCCCAGAGCGACAGTCAGGCCCTGGAGGGCAGAACAGATGCCCAAGGCCTCTTCTCCCGCACGGGACTGGAGGCGGGACTGTACCGACTGGAGGTCCAGTGTGCGCCAGGCGCTCCTGGCTCCGTGCTGATGGCAGCCGTCCGGCAGAACCAGACGAGACGCCTCACCGTCAAACTGCCTGGCGCGGCAGAGACTGAAGGTGGGATGGCGACGATCGAGGGTCGGGTCCTCCAGCGCTCGGGAACTCCTGTCCACGGCCCCGTCACCGTGCAGGTACAGCGGAAGTCCCCTGAGCGTCCGCAGACGCTCGAGTCCTACCTCTCTGGAGTCCTCACGGATGAGCAAGGGCGTTTTCGCCTCGTGCTGCCTCCCGGGCCGTATCTCCTGAGCACGTGGACGGCGGGGTCGGACCACTGCTCTGACGAGGCCAGCACTCCAATCCAGGTCGAAGCGGATCAGCGCATGGAGGTCACCCTCCACGTGGAGCAGCAACGCGAGCCCGTGGTCGTGCTCCATGTTCAGCAGGAGGATGGAACAGCCTTGAGCTTGAGACCGCTGCAGGTGCGCGCCACTTCTTTTTTCAGATCGGGGTACACGGATGCGCTGGGACAGTTCGCGCTGTGTGCCTACCGTTCAGAGAGCTTCCCGAGCGGTCCCTGGGTGGTCGAGTCCCTCACCACTCGGCAGATAGCGCTCCCGGAGTGGTCGCGCGACAGAGACCTCCCGGTCCGCCTGCGCTCCGTGGCTTCCGTTCGGGGGCGCCTGATCTCTGTGAGCGGCGCTCCGGTGAGGCGCTTTCACGCGACGCTGTGGAGCCAGGCCATGTCCCTCAGCCTCCAAAAACACGAATTCGTGGGAGACCAGTTCGAGTTTCAGGGGGTGCCGGCTGGCCAGCGTCTGCTCTCCATCCAGGTGGAGGATGGACGCAGGGCCGTGGTCTCGATCGACCTGCAGCCCGGGCGAGTGCTGAGCGTGGAGGTTCCCGTGGATTTCGATGTGCCGCTGACAGGCCGGCTCGTGGATGCCACCACGCGAGCCCCGCTGTCCGGCGTGCATGTCTCCATCTCCATGTATGACCAGGTCATTACTTCCCCGAGCGGGCGCTTCTCCTTTCGGCTTCCCCCCGGCGAGCACCTGATCCACACAGGCCGCGGATCCTCATGGGCGAAACACTCCGTGAAGCTCACGTCGGGCCGGCCGCACGACATGGGGGACATCCCGCTCGCCGCACCGTGA
- a CDS encoding pyridoxal phosphate-dependent decarboxylase family protein — MNALELSPEEFRRLADRITALAEQWLVTLDSRRIAPALTGADTEASFAEGLPEVGLKEAALDSLPLLLEGARAGNARFLGYVLGSGEPVGALGDFLASVLNQNITAWRSSPAAVSLERAVVRGLATAVGCPGFSGSLTGGGSAANLMGLAMAREAHAPANENGSPSGVVYASTEAHMSIAKAVALLGLGRRNLRLIPTDSQWRMRPDALEQAIAKDVAAGRRPLAVVATAGTVNTGAVDPLPALAELATRHGLWLHVDGAFGVPAAMALPELFTGLERADSLSMDAHKWLYQPVDCGVLLFRDAIAARRAFSFSGDYVRVMSSDSVEGFAFFDESIELSRRFRALKLWLSMRYHGLAAFREAIHRDLQNARRLAEAVEAEASLELLAPVSLSAVCFRYAGAVPEAERDAFNAGLLTRLNARGRVYLSNATISGRFALRACFVNHRTTPEDVRQVVEEVLAAAKDL, encoded by the coding sequence ATGAACGCACTTGAATTATCGCCCGAGGAGTTCAGGCGTCTGGCAGACCGCATCACCGCTCTTGCCGAGCAGTGGCTCGTCACCCTGGATTCTCGCCGGATCGCCCCGGCGCTCACGGGCGCGGACACCGAAGCCTCCTTCGCCGAGGGGCTCCCCGAGGTGGGCTTGAAGGAAGCCGCGCTCGACTCGCTGCCGCTGCTGCTGGAAGGAGCGCGCGCGGGCAATGCGCGCTTTCTCGGCTACGTGCTCGGCTCGGGTGAGCCCGTGGGAGCGCTGGGAGACTTTCTGGCGAGCGTGCTCAACCAGAACATCACGGCCTGGCGCTCCTCTCCCGCGGCGGTGAGCCTCGAGCGCGCCGTGGTGCGAGGGCTGGCCACCGCCGTGGGCTGTCCGGGCTTCTCCGGCAGTCTCACGGGGGGCGGCTCGGCGGCCAACCTGATGGGGCTCGCCATGGCGCGAGAAGCGCACGCCCCCGCCAACGAGAACGGCTCTCCCTCGGGCGTGGTGTACGCCTCCACCGAAGCGCACATGTCCATCGCCAAGGCCGTGGCGCTGCTCGGCCTGGGGCGGCGAAACCTGCGGCTCATTCCCACCGACTCGCAGTGGCGGATGCGGCCCGACGCGCTCGAGCAGGCCATCGCGAAGGACGTCGCGGCTGGCAGGCGGCCGCTGGCGGTGGTCGCCACCGCCGGCACGGTCAATACCGGCGCCGTGGATCCGCTGCCCGCTCTCGCCGAGCTCGCTACACGGCACGGCCTCTGGCTCCATGTGGATGGCGCCTTCGGAGTGCCCGCCGCCATGGCGCTCCCCGAGCTCTTCACGGGGCTCGAGCGCGCCGACTCGCTCTCGATGGATGCGCACAAGTGGCTCTACCAGCCCGTGGACTGCGGGGTGCTCCTCTTCCGGGATGCCATCGCCGCCCGCCGCGCCTTCTCCTTCTCGGGCGACTATGTGCGGGTGATGAGCAGCGACTCGGTGGAGGGCTTCGCCTTCTTCGATGAGTCGATCGAGCTCTCCCGCCGTTTCCGCGCGCTCAAGCTGTGGCTGTCGATGCGCTACCATGGCCTGGCCGCGTTTCGGGAGGCGATCCACCGGGATCTCCAGAATGCCCGGCGATTGGCCGAGGCCGTGGAGGCGGAGGCCTCCCTGGAGTTGCTGGCCCCTGTCTCCCTGAGCGCTGTCTGCTTCCGGTACGCGGGCGCCGTACCAGAGGCCGAGCGGGATGCCTTCAACGCCGGGCTCCTGACCCGGCTCAACGCGCGGGGCCGGGTCTACCTCTCCAATGCGACGATCTCCGGGCGCTTCGCCCTACGGGCCTGCTTCGTGAACCACCGCACCACCCCGGAGGATGTCCGGCAGGTGGTGGAGGAAGTCCTGGCGGCCGCGAAGGACCTTTGA
- a CDS encoding type 1 glutamine amidotransferase, whose translation MKATPVRILYLSQILSHDHPRRAAFPDERLTVAELFKELNAEAHVVDATCEALPDPRGYAGVMVGGSAGSANDTEPWRLRLGEWMGTWQDVPLMGICGGHQLLARVLGARVAKMSRPQVGVHPLQLPGIPDFTGWVMHMHSERVEDVPPGATLWAEDVAGIQALRYPGHRWTVQFHAEMPESLAYGAGRGLGATAESWPQREVRAAVSGGLALFRAWLKDLR comes from the coding sequence TTGAAAGCCACGCCGGTGCGGATCCTCTACCTGTCGCAGATCCTCTCCCATGACCACCCGCGCCGGGCCGCGTTCCCGGACGAGCGGCTGACGGTGGCGGAGCTGTTCAAGGAGCTGAACGCCGAGGCACACGTGGTGGATGCCACCTGCGAGGCGCTGCCGGACCCGCGCGGCTATGCGGGCGTGATGGTTGGCGGCAGCGCGGGCTCGGCCAACGACACGGAGCCGTGGCGGCTGCGGCTGGGTGAGTGGATGGGCACCTGGCAGGACGTGCCGCTGATGGGCATTTGCGGCGGCCACCAGCTCCTGGCCCGGGTGCTAGGAGCACGTGTGGCGAAGATGTCCCGCCCCCAGGTGGGCGTCCATCCGCTTCAGCTGCCCGGAATCCCCGACTTCACGGGCTGGGTCATGCACATGCATAGCGAGCGCGTGGAGGACGTTCCCCCGGGCGCCACCCTCTGGGCCGAGGACGTGGCGGGAATCCAGGCGCTCCGCTACCCCGGGCACCGCTGGACGGTGCAGTTCCACGCGGAGATGCCCGAGTCACTCGCCTACGGCGCGGGCCGCGGGCTGGGCGCCACCGCCGAGAGCTGGCCACAGCGCGAGGTGCGGGCCGCTGTCTCCGGGGGCCTGGCGCTCTTCCGCGCCTGGCTCAAGGACCTGCGCTAG
- a CDS encoding LLM class flavin-dependent oxidoreductase, whose translation MLFDVFHSLGTFSFEQSERQTFQDFFAQVRLADALGFGTWWTAESHFSSEVQKRHKEPVVPHYVGEVGLNNDSPQLAHGVFECTRRIGFGTAIYNIVGGNGGPIAAADRIRSLVFLNSLRETPRQLHIGVASGRFPYINKPFGIVPRDREEEVLWEHYKRFIFLEALEIFLRLSKGETLSSEDVTQRAFTRECFPSEAAWARFLAEVKQLPPRAGASPERLPYQPRWVFEPLRLVPSLPDNASAFCRFVLGSTDPLARELGLRHVDLDLFSLSVTPPPALEALHAEMYERSLASGRLWHRGRMPRTSLIFIDKDRKRAEDMASRGLDVYLEGMRGTVNVPRKEELLSRVLVGDAAMVREQLSPGNPRGFHPEDCLMLWFEFARDHADVVSQMRYFAEAVMPHLASPLAAPGAGVDSPS comes from the coding sequence ATGCTCTTCGACGTCTTCCACTCCCTGGGAACCTTCTCCTTCGAGCAGTCCGAGCGACAGACCTTCCAGGACTTCTTCGCGCAAGTCCGCCTGGCCGATGCGCTGGGGTTCGGCACCTGGTGGACCGCCGAGTCCCACTTCTCCAGTGAGGTCCAGAAGCGCCACAAGGAACCGGTCGTCCCCCACTACGTCGGAGAGGTGGGGCTGAACAACGACAGTCCCCAACTCGCCCACGGGGTGTTCGAATGCACCCGGCGCATCGGCTTCGGGACCGCCATCTACAACATCGTCGGTGGCAACGGCGGGCCCATCGCCGCCGCCGACCGCATCCGCTCCCTCGTCTTCCTCAACAGCCTTCGGGAGACGCCGCGCCAGCTGCACATCGGCGTGGCCAGCGGGCGCTTCCCGTACATCAACAAGCCCTTTGGCATCGTCCCCCGCGACCGCGAGGAGGAGGTGCTCTGGGAGCACTACAAGCGCTTCATCTTCCTCGAGGCCCTGGAGATCTTCCTGCGGTTGAGCAAGGGGGAGACGCTCAGCTCGGAAGACGTGACGCAGCGTGCCTTCACCCGCGAGTGCTTCCCCTCCGAGGCCGCCTGGGCCCGTTTCCTGGCCGAGGTGAAACAACTGCCGCCGCGCGCCGGCGCCTCCCCGGAGCGCCTCCCCTACCAGCCGCGATGGGTGTTCGAGCCACTCCGGCTCGTCCCCTCCCTGCCCGACAACGCCTCCGCGTTCTGCCGCTTCGTGCTGGGCTCCACGGATCCCCTGGCCCGGGAGCTTGGCCTGCGCCACGTGGATCTGGACCTCTTCAGCCTCTCCGTCACGCCCCCGCCCGCCCTGGAGGCGCTCCATGCCGAGATGTACGAGCGCAGCCTCGCCAGTGGCCGCCTGTGGCACCGCGGCCGGATGCCCCGCACCTCGCTCATCTTCATCGACAAGGACCGCAAGCGGGCCGAGGACATGGCGTCTCGCGGACTGGACGTCTACCTCGAGGGCATGCGCGGCACGGTGAATGTGCCCCGCAAGGAGGAGCTGCTCTCACGCGTGCTCGTGGGGGATGCGGCGATGGTGCGCGAGCAGCTCTCCCCAGGCAATCCGCGCGGGTTCCACCCGGAGGATTGCCTGATGCTCTGGTTCGAGTTCGCCAGGGACCACGCGGACGTCGTCTCGCAGATGCGCTACTTCGCCGAGGCGGTGATGCCCCACCTGGCCTCGCCCCTTGCGGCGCCTGGAGCTGGGGTAGACTCGCCCTCCTAG
- a CDS encoding DUF6875 domain-containing protein — protein MHHALDVLALEEGALLEGQDAQETAVLRAVAQWSRDYLTRPHPAVGRTGAVCPWVEKSIQQRLYHLTLLPEAHLRMEEAERTLLLLLNHFLEMPPTVFRQGQFKAIVTIFNGLPGELEAEFISGLHDRLRPAFVKQGLMLGEFYPSCVKTGLHNRDWYPLRSSPPLLVIRSMVRPDIAFLHTHEEFVQAYLGKHQQEGCTELRNYIARNREHLAPGNVSMLEETLLKFQQAKGG, from the coding sequence ATGCACCATGCGCTGGACGTCCTGGCGCTAGAGGAAGGTGCGCTGCTCGAGGGACAGGACGCTCAAGAGACGGCGGTCCTGCGGGCCGTGGCGCAGTGGTCTCGAGACTACCTGACCCGACCGCATCCGGCGGTGGGACGCACGGGCGCGGTGTGCCCCTGGGTCGAGAAATCCATCCAGCAACGCTTGTATCACCTCACGTTGCTACCCGAGGCCCACCTGCGCATGGAAGAGGCGGAGCGGACGTTGCTCCTGCTCCTGAATCACTTCCTCGAGATGCCCCCCACGGTGTTCCGTCAAGGGCAGTTCAAAGCCATCGTGACGATCTTCAACGGGCTGCCGGGGGAGCTGGAGGCGGAGTTCATCAGCGGCCTCCACGATCGTCTCAGGCCTGCCTTCGTGAAGCAGGGGCTCATGCTGGGCGAGTTCTACCCGAGCTGCGTCAAAACGGGGTTGCACAACCGAGACTGGTATCCGCTGCGCTCGTCCCCACCGCTGCTGGTCATCCGCTCCATGGTGCGGCCGGACATCGCCTTCCTCCACACCCACGAAGAGTTCGTCCAGGCCTACCTGGGCAAGCACCAGCAGGAAGGCTGCACGGAGCTGCGCAACTACATCGCGCGCAACCGGGAGCACCTGGCGCCGGGCAACGTGAGCATGCTCGAGGAGACGCTGCTCAAGTTCCAGCAAGCCAAGGGCGGCTAG
- a CDS encoding glutathione S-transferase family protein: MKVYNNPFSGSGFKVTAVVHELGLDVEFITVDLAKGQQLQPAFLAINPHAKVPVLVDGDLIVWESNAIVTYLGAKVPERGLMPTDPRGLAEVQKWLHWHSAAFYGNAFKVNWNTYYQKLFGHPKDEKVLAEGMEAVKRDLKVLEAALTGREYLTGKLSVADFALATTLLMRDMAGIDLRPFPNVKAWAERMDARPSMQKARPPV, translated from the coding sequence ATGAAGGTCTACAACAATCCCTTTTCGGGTTCTGGATTCAAGGTCACCGCCGTCGTTCATGAGCTGGGGCTCGACGTGGAGTTCATCACCGTCGATCTCGCCAAGGGCCAGCAGTTGCAGCCGGCGTTCCTGGCCATCAACCCGCATGCCAAGGTGCCCGTGCTCGTGGATGGGGACCTGATCGTCTGGGAGTCCAACGCGATCGTCACGTACCTGGGCGCGAAGGTGCCCGAGCGTGGGCTGATGCCCACGGATCCGCGCGGGCTGGCGGAGGTGCAGAAGTGGCTGCATTGGCACTCGGCCGCCTTCTATGGCAACGCGTTCAAGGTGAACTGGAACACGTACTACCAGAAGCTCTTTGGCCACCCGAAGGACGAGAAGGTGCTGGCCGAAGGCATGGAGGCGGTGAAGCGCGACCTGAAGGTGCTGGAGGCCGCGCTGACGGGCCGCGAGTACCTGACGGGGAAGCTCTCCGTCGCGGACTTCGCGCTCGCCACGACGCTGCTGATGCGGGACATGGCGGGCATTGACCTCAGGCCCTTCCCCAACGTGAAGGCCTGGGCCGAGCGCATGGATGCGCGCCCGAGCATGCAGAAGGCTCGGCCGCCGGTGTAG
- a CDS encoding alpha/beta fold hydrolase, which translates to MDDFVHLHTNGGSAMCLKSFALLLMLTGVAATPETQSAAGPRPTQSGHLPIHGLQVYYEVYGELGKGKTPPLLLIPGAFGSTESMKPMVLEFMKKRAVIVFDQQGHGRTADTSRKMSYEQFGDDAAALLRALKVERADVLGYSQGGGAALQLAIRHPKLVNKLVSLAATYRKDGWYPSVFKAIEGLDAKMFAGSPIEAAFKKMTPDPKAFAAYIEKMKVLNINDQNISDAQMRAIPAMTMVIIGDADGVKPEHAVAMFKLRGGGSEEAAASGQLTTLPKARLAILPATSHLAVGSDPAILSALVTPFLDDVPPVQVAW; encoded by the coding sequence ATGGATGACTTTGTGCATCTGCACACGAATGGAGGAAGTGCCATGTGTCTGAAATCATTCGCCTTGCTACTGATGCTGACGGGAGTCGCCGCGACGCCCGAAACCCAGAGCGCCGCTGGCCCTCGCCCAACCCAGAGCGGGCACCTTCCCATCCATGGCCTCCAGGTCTACTACGAGGTCTATGGCGAGCTCGGGAAAGGGAAGACGCCTCCCCTCCTGCTGATCCCCGGCGCCTTCGGCTCGACCGAGTCCATGAAACCCATGGTCTTGGAGTTCATGAAGAAGCGAGCGGTCATCGTGTTCGACCAGCAGGGTCACGGCCGCACGGCGGACACCTCTCGAAAGATGTCCTACGAACAATTCGGAGACGACGCAGCGGCGCTCTTGCGCGCGCTCAAGGTCGAACGCGCGGACGTGCTCGGCTACTCCCAGGGCGGCGGCGCCGCGCTCCAGCTCGCCATTCGCCACCCGAAGCTCGTCAACAAGCTCGTCTCGCTCGCCGCGACGTACCGCAAAGACGGTTGGTACCCCTCGGTGTTCAAGGCCATCGAGGGCCTGGACGCGAAAATGTTCGCCGGTTCTCCCATCGAGGCGGCGTTCAAGAAGATGACGCCCGACCCGAAGGCTTTCGCGGCGTACATCGAGAAGATGAAAGTCTTGAACATCAATGACCAGAACATCAGCGATGCCCAGATGCGGGCGATTCCCGCCATGACGATGGTCATCATCGGCGACGCCGACGGAGTGAAGCCCGAGCACGCGGTGGCGATGTTCAAACTGCGCGGCGGAGGCAGTGAAGAGGCTGCCGCCTCGGGTCAGCTGACGACGCTTCCCAAAGCTCGCCTCGCCATCCTTCCCGCGACGTCTCACCTCGCGGTGGGTTCGGACCCCGCGATCCTGTCCGCGCTCGTCACACCGTTCCTCGACGACGTGCCGCCCGTCCAGGTGGCCTGGTAG